A stretch of Corallococcus macrosporus DNA encodes these proteins:
- a CDS encoding amidohydrolase, which yields MNDAVDPQSVPGTSAPSGFKARARHVLQHLDAVLPNVDALYADLHEHPELSGHEARTAAEVAWRLEAEGYEVSRNVGGHGVVGLLRNGDGPTVLLRGDMDALPVEEKTGLPYASRVRTKEGEPVMHACGHDVHTACLVGTAAVLARSRDAWRGTLMVVGQPSEETLTGAKAMLDAGLYARFGTPDAVLGQHTSPLPVGMFMHREGVAMMGSAHVRLRLFGRGAHGAQPQLSVDPVVLGASVVMRLQTIVSRALSPLEPAVVTVGQFQAGTRANVIPDEAVLELTVRTEDDAVQARVLAAIERIAKGEAAAAGAPKPPQVEVLNRGPVTRNDPALVGRVRDAHAEWFGHAALVPGVLGTASEDFALFAQGPEHPVPIAYWFMGVTPPKAWEAARGATLLEKVANVPGPHSGHYAPDRAGSLRTGCESLTVAALACLQGGSAPMDH from the coding sequence ATGAACGACGCCGTCGATCCCCAGTCCGTCCCGGGCACGTCCGCCCCTTCCGGTTTCAAGGCCCGCGCCCGGCACGTCCTCCAGCACCTGGACGCGGTGCTGCCCAACGTGGACGCGCTCTACGCAGACCTGCACGAACACCCGGAGCTGTCCGGCCACGAAGCGCGCACGGCCGCGGAGGTGGCCTGGCGGCTGGAGGCGGAGGGCTACGAGGTGAGCAGGAACGTGGGCGGCCACGGCGTGGTGGGCCTGTTGCGCAACGGGGACGGGCCCACGGTGCTCCTGCGCGGGGACATGGATGCGCTGCCCGTGGAGGAGAAGACGGGGCTGCCGTACGCGAGCCGCGTGCGGACGAAGGAAGGCGAGCCGGTGATGCACGCGTGCGGGCACGACGTCCACACCGCGTGCCTCGTGGGCACGGCGGCGGTGCTGGCGCGCTCGCGCGACGCGTGGCGCGGCACGCTGATGGTGGTGGGACAGCCGTCGGAGGAGACGCTGACGGGCGCGAAGGCGATGCTGGACGCCGGGCTCTACGCGCGCTTCGGCACGCCGGACGCCGTGCTGGGCCAGCACACCTCGCCGCTGCCGGTGGGCATGTTCATGCACCGCGAGGGCGTGGCGATGATGGGCTCCGCGCACGTGCGCCTGCGCCTCTTCGGCCGGGGCGCGCACGGCGCGCAGCCACAGTTGTCCGTGGACCCCGTGGTGCTGGGGGCCAGCGTGGTGATGCGCCTGCAGACCATCGTGTCGCGCGCGCTGTCGCCGCTGGAGCCCGCGGTGGTGACGGTGGGCCAGTTCCAGGCGGGCACCCGCGCCAACGTGATTCCGGACGAAGCCGTGCTGGAGCTGACGGTCCGCACGGAGGACGACGCGGTGCAGGCCCGCGTGCTCGCCGCCATCGAGCGCATCGCGAAGGGCGAGGCGGCGGCGGCGGGCGCGCCGAAGCCTCCCCAGGTGGAGGTGCTCAATCGCGGGCCGGTCACCCGGAACGACCCGGCGCTCGTCGGCCGGGTGAGGGACGCGCACGCGGAGTGGTTCGGGCACGCCGCGCTGGTGCCCGGCGTGCTGGGCACCGCGAGCGAGGACTTCGCCCTCTTCGCCCAGGGGCCGGAGCACCCGGTGCCCATTGCGTACTGGTTCATGGGGGTGACTCCGCCGAAGGCGTGGGAGGCCGCGCGGGGGGCGACGCTGCTGGAGAAGGTGGCCAACGTGCCGGGGCCGCACTCCGGCCACTACGCGCCGGACCGCGCGGGCTCCCTGCGCACCGGATGCGAGTCACTCACCGTGGCGGCGCTGGCCTGCCTGCAGGGAGGCAGTGCTCCCATGGACCATTGA
- a CDS encoding outer membrane beta-barrel protein, translated as MKRGIALGLCLVGLTGGAARAQDTPLDEPMRMGRGEWKGPYFLLGLGVEGYTGKLAPNLDPGPSYGVVVGYRPNDYLGVELGYSGGTSNLSLSDAASFGNPDIVRNGGQAALTLGFTSTRVQPYVLGGIGVEQYSVRSGMFFEFIDDTGGYAPVGAGVRFKINPHLTAEVRGSYSFLFGQDFSPTQDVGAGEGRYAGLLMIGGSY; from the coding sequence ATGAAGCGAGGCATCGCACTGGGTCTCTGCCTGGTGGGACTGACGGGTGGCGCCGCGAGGGCCCAGGACACGCCCCTTGATGAACCCATGCGGATGGGACGGGGGGAGTGGAAGGGGCCCTACTTCCTGCTGGGACTGGGCGTGGAGGGCTACACGGGCAAGCTCGCGCCCAACCTGGATCCAGGACCGTCCTATGGCGTCGTCGTGGGCTACCGCCCCAATGACTACCTGGGCGTGGAGCTGGGCTACAGCGGCGGCACCAGCAACCTGTCCCTCAGCGACGCGGCGTCCTTCGGCAACCCGGACATCGTCCGCAACGGAGGGCAGGCGGCCCTCACGCTGGGCTTCACCTCCACGCGGGTCCAGCCCTATGTGCTGGGGGGCATCGGGGTCGAGCAGTACTCGGTGCGCTCGGGGATGTTCTTCGAGTTCATCGACGATACAGGGGGCTACGCACCCGTTGGCGCGGGCGTGCGCTTCAAGATCAACCCCCACCTCACGGCCGAGGTGCGCGGCAGCTACAGCTTCCTCTTCGGTCAGGACTTCTCGCCCACGCAGGATGTGGGCGCGGGAGAGGGCCGCTACGCGGGGCTGCTGATGATTGGTGGCAGCTACTGA